A portion of the Deinococcus peraridilitoris DSM 19664 genome contains these proteins:
- a CDS encoding cobyrinate a,c-diamide synthase has protein sequence MTPRLIVAAPHSGAGKTTVTAAILAGLRAHGLRVQPFKAGPDYLDPTHLGAAAGVAARNLDSFLLPPGTLEALFVRAARGADVSIIEGVMGLFDGRDPLSDDASTADLARRLGVPVVLVLDVRGAARSAAAMALGFARFAPDLNIAGVILNRVGSERHARLCEAALAQVGVRSFGFLPRDERVGVPERHMGLVLAGEARIDHAALTHAAQQLDLPGLLEVARSSPPLPDPPALLPRTPRPARACIALARDEAFNFYYPDALDVLRDLGAELIEFSPLRDGCVPDAGALLIGGGYPELHAAPLSANTAMRASVRSFAASGRPVIAECGGLMYLGETLRDLGGRSHRMCGVIPARTVMRQRPILGYREVVTRSQTPYGPAGTGLRGHEFHFSELETPLQPPAYGRVGGGETEGYAAGNVLASYVHLHLAAHPEAAEHFVELAARWTGRTQEAQGTPEASP, from the coding sequence ATGACGCCACGCCTGATCGTCGCCGCGCCGCACTCGGGGGCAGGCAAGACGACCGTCACGGCAGCCATCCTGGCGGGCCTGCGGGCGCACGGATTGCGGGTGCAGCCCTTCAAGGCCGGCCCGGACTACCTTGATCCCACGCACCTCGGGGCGGCCGCCGGGGTGGCGGCGCGCAACCTCGATTCCTTTCTGCTGCCCCCCGGCACGCTCGAAGCGCTGTTCGTGCGCGCGGCGCGCGGTGCAGACGTCTCGATCATTGAGGGGGTGATGGGCCTCTTTGACGGCCGCGACCCTCTCAGCGACGACGCCAGCACCGCCGACCTGGCCCGGCGTCTGGGGGTGCCCGTCGTGCTGGTCCTCGACGTGCGGGGAGCGGCCCGCTCCGCCGCCGCGATGGCGCTGGGCTTTGCCCGGTTCGCGCCGGACCTGAACATCGCGGGCGTGATCCTCAACCGGGTGGGCAGCGAGCGGCACGCGAGGCTGTGCGAAGCGGCCCTGGCGCAGGTTGGGGTGCGCTCCTTTGGCTTTCTGCCTCGTGACGAGCGGGTCGGGGTGCCCGAGCGGCACATGGGGCTCGTCCTGGCGGGAGAAGCCCGCATCGACCATGCGGCGCTGACGCATGCCGCGCAGCAGCTCGACCTGCCCGGGCTGCTGGAGGTCGCGCGCTCCAGTCCCCCCCTGCCCGACCCGCCCGCCCTGTTGCCGCGCACCCCACGACCGGCCCGCGCCTGCATCGCCCTGGCGCGTGACGAGGCCTTCAACTTCTATTACCCGGACGCGCTCGACGTTCTGCGCGACCTCGGCGCCGAACTGATCGAGTTCTCGCCCCTGCGAGACGGGTGCGTTCCCGACGCGGGCGCCCTCCTGATCGGCGGCGGCTACCCGGAACTGCACGCCGCTCCCCTGAGCGCGAACACGGCCATGCGCGCCTCGGTGCGCTCTTTTGCGGCCTCGGGCCGTCCGGTGATCGCCGAGTGCGGTGGGCTGATGTACCTCGGCGAGACGCTGCGCGACCTGGGCGGGCGCTCTCACCGCATGTGCGGTGTGATTCCCGCCCGTACGGTCATGCGCCAGCGCCCGATCCTGGGATACCGCGAGGTCGTCACCCGCTCGCAGACTCCCTACGGTCCGGCCGGAACAGGGCTGCGCGGTCACGAGTTTCACTTTTCCGAGCTGGAGACGCCCCTGCAGCCGCCCGCGTACGGACGGGTGGGCGGAGGCGAAACCGAAGGGTACGCGGCGGGAAACGTCCTGGCCAGCTACGTTCACCTGCACCTCGCCGCCCACCCTGAAGCGGCGGAGCACTTTGTAGAGCTGGCCGCGCGGTGGACGGGGCGGACCCAGGAGGCACAGGGCACGCCGGAGGCGAGCCCGTGA
- a CDS encoding VWA domain-containing protein, giving the protein MSFPFSAIVGQDDLKLALLLLAVNPAVGGVLVRGDKGSAKSTTARALAELMPGGEERAPFVTLPLGATEDRVIGTLDLERALKGEKALQRGLIAQAHGGVLYIDEVNLLPDHLVDVLLDVAAMGVNRVQREGLSAEHAAVFSLVGTMNPEEGNLRPQFLDRFGLCVEVATPDDPRERAEIVRRRVRYEADPHAYAAGWQAEQDALRRALHDARVRLPGVELPDGLLETISALCRSFGVRSLRADLVLHRATRALAALEGRETVTLEDVKRAAPLVLAHRGRQNPLQPGGGQDGQDLDELLDGLQPPPPRDVPGEPGELGEPQDPEPQDNGPEDGALPTETDTHPEATFTASSRGVARIELRGAPGEQSGRSSLSQGAPRGRTVRERKNEQPGSLAVSTTLLSAADRAARAGTPLSVTRDDLYERVREERTGVRVLFVVDASGSMGARARMEAVKGAALGLLADAYARRDEVGVIAFRGVRAELLLPFTRDTDTAQRALQQLPTGGRTPLAHALTLAGEVLHSRQDGALLVVLTDGRGNVPLPGGGDAWAQTLSAAAALAGTPALVLDTETGVVRAGRAAELARALGAECLTPEALSAETLTLALRARTPSAAAQYRGTP; this is encoded by the coding sequence GTGAGCTTCCCGTTCAGCGCCATCGTGGGGCAGGACGACCTGAAGCTGGCGCTGCTGCTGCTGGCGGTCAATCCGGCGGTGGGAGGGGTGCTGGTGCGCGGGGACAAGGGCAGCGCCAAGAGCACCACCGCCCGCGCGCTCGCCGAGCTGATGCCGGGCGGGGAAGAGCGAGCGCCCTTCGTCACGCTGCCCCTCGGCGCAACCGAGGACCGCGTGATCGGCACCCTCGATCTGGAGCGCGCCCTGAAAGGCGAGAAGGCGCTGCAGCGCGGCCTGATCGCGCAGGCGCACGGTGGTGTGCTGTACATCGACGAGGTGAACCTGCTGCCCGATCATCTGGTGGACGTGCTGCTCGACGTGGCCGCCATGGGCGTCAACCGCGTGCAGCGTGAAGGCCTGAGCGCCGAGCACGCGGCGGTCTTTTCCCTGGTGGGGACCATGAATCCCGAGGAGGGCAACTTGCGTCCGCAGTTCCTCGACCGTTTCGGGTTGTGCGTGGAGGTCGCTACGCCCGACGACCCCCGCGAGCGCGCGGAAATCGTGCGGCGGCGGGTGCGCTACGAAGCGGACCCGCACGCCTACGCGGCGGGCTGGCAGGCGGAACAGGACGCCCTGCGCCGGGCCCTGCATGACGCGCGCGTTCGGCTGCCGGGCGTGGAGCTGCCCGACGGGCTGCTGGAAACCATCAGCGCCCTGTGCCGGTCGTTCGGCGTGCGCAGCCTGCGGGCCGACCTCGTGCTGCACCGCGCCACGCGGGCCCTGGCCGCCCTGGAGGGCCGCGAAACGGTGACGCTGGAGGACGTGAAGCGCGCCGCGCCCCTGGTGCTCGCGCACCGTGGGCGCCAGAACCCACTGCAGCCCGGGGGCGGGCAGGACGGGCAGGACCTCGACGAGCTGCTGGACGGGCTGCAGCCGCCCCCACCCCGGGACGTGCCAGGCGAACCCGGCGAACTGGGTGAACCTCAGGACCCCGAGCCCCAGGACAACGGTCCCGAGGACGGCGCGCTTCCCACGGAAACTGATACCCACCCGGAAGCCACCTTCACGGCGTCATCCCGGGGGGTCGCGCGCATCGAGCTGCGCGGCGCGCCGGGTGAACAGAGCGGACGCTCCTCGCTCAGCCAGGGCGCGCCGCGCGGGCGCACCGTGCGTGAGCGGAAAAACGAACAGCCCGGCAGCCTGGCCGTGAGCACCACCCTGCTGAGCGCCGCCGACCGTGCGGCCCGTGCGGGCACCCCGCTCAGCGTCACCCGCGACGACCTTTACGAGCGGGTGCGAGAGGAGCGCACCGGCGTGCGGGTGCTGTTCGTCGTGGACGCCAGCGGCAGCATGGGCGCGCGCGCGCGCATGGAGGCCGTGAAGGGCGCGGCCCTGGGCCTGCTGGCCGATGCCTACGCGCGCCGCGACGAGGTGGGTGTGATCGCCTTTCGGGGTGTCCGCGCCGAGCTGCTGCTGCCCTTCACGCGTGACACCGACACCGCGCAGCGGGCCCTGCAGCAGCTGCCGACCGGCGGGCGCACGCCGCTCGCGCACGCCCTCACGCTGGCGGGCGAGGTGCTGCATTCCCGGCAGGACGGCGCCCTGCTGGTCGTGCTGACCGATGGTCGGGGCAACGTGCCGCTGCCGGGCGGCGGGGACGCCTGGGCGCAGACCCTGAGCGCCGCCGCCGCCCTGGCGGGCACACCCGCCCTGGTGCTGGATACCGAAACAGGCGTCGTGCGTGCCGGGCGCGCCGCCGAACTCGCGCGGGCCCTGGGGGCCGAGTGCCTGACGCCCGAGGCGCTGTCCGCCGAGACCCTCACGCTGGCCCTGCGCGCGAGGACCCCATCGGCAGCCGCTCAGTACCGGGGCACGCCATGA